A stretch of the Candidatus Eisenbacteria bacterium genome encodes the following:
- a CDS encoding single-stranded DNA-binding protein, with translation MSGVNKVILIGNLGANPELRYTAGQQAVANLRIATTERWTDKSGQKQEATEWHRVVVWGKQAEIVGQYLTKGRQVYVEGSIRTRQWQDQQGQKRYTTEVVARNVQMLGPRGSGGPDDSGVTVPADESLPSEFGNGPDDDIPF, from the coding sequence ATGAGCGGCGTCAACAAGGTCATCCTCATCGGCAACCTCGGCGCGAACCCCGAGCTGCGCTACACCGCCGGCCAGCAGGCGGTCGCCAACCTCCGCATCGCCACCACCGAGCGCTGGACCGACAAGAGCGGTCAGAAGCAGGAAGCCACCGAGTGGCATCGCGTGGTGGTGTGGGGCAAGCAAGCGGAGATCGTCGGCCAGTACCTCACCAAGGGCCGGCAGGTGTACGTGGAAGGCAGCATCCGCACGCGCCAGTGGCAGGATCAGCAGGGTCAGAAACGCTACACCACCGAAGTCGTGGCGCGGAACGTCCAGATGCTCGGGCCGCGCGGCTCGGGTGGTCCGGACGATTCGGGAGTCACCGTGCCGGCGGATGAATCGCTGCCGAGCGAGTTCGGCAACGGACCGGACGACGACATTCCGTTCTGA